DNA from Deinococcus radiopugnans ATCC 19172:
GGTCTGGACTGATGAGCGGGTGTCGTCCATGCCGCCGGGCGAATTCCGCAGCGCCGGCCAGCGCCGTGCCATCAGCAGGTACAGGCCGTACGCCCAGGCCGCGGCACTCAGGAAGCCCACGATCACGTCGGTGGGGTAGTGCACGCCCAGATAGTTGCGGCTGGCCGCCAGCAGCACCCCCCAGAACACACCCAGCACCGCCACCGGCCAGCCTGCGCGGGACCGCCAGAAAATCAGCCCCAGCGCAATGCCGAATGCGGCGTTCGACATCGCGTGCCCACTGGGAAAACTGAAGCCCGATTCGATCAGCACCGCCCCCAGCTCGTCCGGGCGTGGCCGCTGAAAGATCAATTTGGCCAGCACGTTGAGCAGCGCCGCCCCAGACAGGGCGAAGGCCAGGTACCACGCGTGGATGCGTCCGCCCGCCCGCGCCAGCAGCAGGGCGATCACCAGCGCGATAAAGGGCAGCACCCGCACGCCGCCAATGACCCCTAAAGCCAGGGCAAGCGACGTCAAGGTGGGGGTGCGGTGCGCGCGGTACCACTCCAGAACG
Protein-coding regions in this window:
- a CDS encoding phosphatase PAP2 family protein produces the protein MFPDRLHEAVAFFRTHWRGLLLLLLGVLLPLVLIAELTEDIFRDGGFAWDTAVLEWYRAHRTPTLTSLALALGVIGGVRVLPFIALVIALLLARAGGRIHAWYLAFALSGAALLNVLAKLIFQRPRPDELGAVLIESGFSFPSGHAMSNAAFGIALGLIFWRSRAGWPVAVLGVFWGVLLAASRNYLGVHYPTDVIVGFLSAAAWAYGLYLLMARRWPALRNSPGGMDDTRSSVQTGTDAVPRQERERDRTR